One window from the genome of Anaerococcus sp. Marseille-Q7828 encodes:
- a CDS encoding aminoacetone oxidase family FAD-binding enzyme: protein MKILVIGAGVSALFFASFMDEGQVTIIEKNEFAGRKLLATGNGRCNFTNLNQDKEFFKSDNPNFVDFAIDSFDSNKLIDYFNEIGIATTHLPSGRCYPLTMSSKTVRDSLFLKACENAEFIFNQEVTDIDFDKKIVKTKEKSYPYDKLVIATGGKTLKNSGSDGKIFDLIKDKVKVTPMTYGITNFETKEKFSKKAKGTKISGKASLIVDGKYSKSSIDDIIFQDYGLTGTAILDISNELSISLKNKAKSQIEIDFFPDLAREDFTSYVRNLAKKFPARTIKEILIGIINEKLIDDILKVAKISPDKKAKNLNAKDFEMLCRSLKSLKFNVTKIHDKVNAQVTIGGIDTRYIDPKTMAHEKYKDVFFIGECLDVAGDCGGYNIWWAAASAFVSSKFLRSLNV from the coding sequence ATGAAAATTCTCGTAATAGGAGCTGGTGTTTCTGCCCTGTTTTTTGCATCATTTATGGACGAGGGTCAAGTTACAATTATTGAAAAAAATGAATTTGCGGGCAGAAAACTTCTAGCAACTGGCAATGGTCGTTGTAACTTTACAAATCTTAACCAAGACAAGGAATTTTTTAAATCTGATAATCCAAACTTTGTGGATTTTGCTATAGATTCCTTTGATTCTAATAAGCTTATAGACTACTTTAATGAAATAGGCATAGCTACTACTCACCTGCCATCTGGTAGGTGCTATCCTCTTACTATGTCAAGCAAGACTGTGAGGGATAGCCTATTTCTTAAGGCATGTGAAAATGCAGAATTTATCTTTAACCAAGAAGTGACGGATATTGATTTTGATAAAAAAATTGTAAAAACCAAGGAAAAGTCATATCCTTACGACAAGCTAGTAATAGCAACAGGTGGCAAAACTTTGAAAAACTCAGGGTCTGATGGCAAGATTTTTGACCTTATAAAAGATAAGGTAAAGGTCACTCCTATGACCTATGGTATTACAAATTTTGAGACCAAGGAGAAATTTTCCAAAAAGGCCAAGGGCACAAAGATTAGTGGCAAAGCAAGTTTGATAGTCGATGGAAAGTATAGCAAATCATCTATTGACGATATTATTTTCCAAGATTATGGCCTTACAGGTACGGCAATTCTAGATATTTCTAATGAATTATCCATAAGCCTAAAAAATAAGGCCAAAAGCCAAATAGAAATCGACTTCTTCCCAGACTTAGCTAGGGAAGATTTTACTAGCTATGTGAGGAATCTTGCAAAAAAATTCCCTGCTAGGACCATAAAAGAGATTTTAATCGGTATAATAAATGAGAAACTAATTGATGATATCCTAAAAGTGGCTAAAATTAGCCCTGATAAAAAAGCAAAGAACTTAAATGCCAAGGATTTTGAAATGCTTTGTAGATCTTTGAAATCCTTGAAATTTAATGTGACAAAAATCCACGATAAGGTAAACGCCCAGGTGACCATAGGTGGGATAGATACAAGATATATAGACCCCAAAACTATGGCTCATGAAAAATACAAGGATGTATTTTTCATAGGTGAGTGCCTGGATGTGGCTGGAGATTGTGGTGGCTACAACATATGGTGGGCGGCTGCATCTGCTTTTGTATCATCAAAGTTTTTAAGGAGTTTGAATGTTTAA